The following proteins are encoded in a genomic region of Mycolicibacterium rutilum:
- a CDS encoding SDR family oxidoreductase has product MAHSGFANKRCFLTGAASGIGRATALALAAEGAELFLTDRDAEGLEKTVADARSLGAQVPEYRALDVSDFDAVRAFADEIHQRHPAMDVVMNIAGVSAWGTVSTLSHEHWKSMVDINLMGPIHVIESFVPPMVAAGTGGHVVNVSSAAGLVALPWHAAYSASKYGLRGMSEVLRFDLARHRIGVSVVVPGAVKTPLVQTVQIAGVDREDPRVKKWTDRFSGHAVSPERAAECILKGVRRNRFLIYTSVDIRALYMFKRVAWWPYSVAMRQANVLFTRALRPGTRR; this is encoded by the coding sequence ATGGCGCACAGCGGGTTTGCGAACAAGCGTTGTTTCCTCACCGGGGCCGCCAGCGGTATCGGCCGCGCGACCGCGCTGGCGCTGGCCGCCGAGGGCGCCGAGCTGTTCCTCACCGACCGTGACGCCGAAGGGCTGGAGAAGACGGTCGCCGACGCCCGCTCGCTGGGCGCGCAGGTGCCCGAGTACCGCGCCCTCGACGTCTCCGATTTCGACGCCGTGCGTGCGTTCGCCGACGAGATCCATCAGCGCCATCCCGCGATGGACGTCGTGATGAACATCGCGGGGGTGTCGGCGTGGGGGACGGTCTCGACGCTGTCGCACGAGCACTGGAAGTCGATGGTCGACATCAACCTGATGGGCCCGATCCACGTGATCGAGTCGTTCGTGCCGCCGATGGTGGCGGCCGGCACCGGCGGCCACGTGGTCAACGTGTCGTCGGCGGCCGGCCTGGTGGCGCTGCCGTGGCACGCGGCCTACAGCGCGAGCAAGTACGGGCTGCGCGGCATGTCGGAGGTGCTGCGCTTCGACCTGGCACGGCACCGCATCGGTGTGTCGGTCGTGGTGCCCGGCGCGGTGAAAACGCCTCTGGTGCAGACGGTTCAGATCGCCGGCGTGGACCGGGAGGACCCGCGGGTGAAGAAGTGGACCGACCGGTTCAGCGGCCACGCGGTGTCCCCGGAGCGGGCCGCCGAGTGCATCCTCAAGGGCGTGCGGCGCAACCGGTTCCTCATCTACACCTCGGTCGACATCCGGGCGCTGTACATGTTCAAGCGGGTCGCCTGGTGGCCGTACAGCGTCGCGATGCGCCAGGCCAACGTGTTGTTCACCCGAGCGTTGCGGCCTGGCACGCGTCGTTAG
- a CDS encoding LLM class flavin-dependent oxidoreductase, with translation MPIPTPARAAMSRTGTSTPEATNAAAAASSNVCSLRRASARLRGRASGTRNVLSVHRLANRNNAPYIRNRSVVPLIAHHVRLAERTSMTSPRFGIMTAPQQVDYREIQRVWREADATPEIEHAWLFDHLIPIVGDVTGPVFEGWTLLSALAVQTERLRLGIMVSSNRFRPPAMLAKIATTVDVVSGGRLDFGIGSGSRPGHPVARHEYDSNGLPFRDADYAVNSLAEACTIIRRLWTANEPFDFPGDYHQLTAAFGNPKPVQRPYPPIVIGGRATATLRVVAEHADVWNIPGGDIDDATSRSALLDRFCGEIGRDPAAITRSMVLPVSYESPASTRTAIAEAVDAGFTHIVLLLSTPYPEMQWLTDEVIA, from the coding sequence GTGCCCATTCCGACACCGGCGCGCGCAGCGATGTCGCGCACGGGCACGTCCACGCCCGAAGCGACGAACGCCGCGGCGGCTGCGTCGAGCAACGTCTGCTCGTTGCGGCGCGCGTCGGCTCGCTTGCGCGGTCGAGCATCGGGCACGAGGAACGTCCTTTCCGTACATCGCCTTGCTAACCGGAACAACGCTCCGTATATTCGGAACAGGAGCGTTGTTCCGCTTATCGCTCATCATGTCAGACTCGCCGAGAGGACCTCGATGACTTCACCCAGGTTCGGCATCATGACCGCCCCGCAGCAGGTCGACTATCGCGAGATACAACGGGTGTGGCGGGAGGCTGACGCCACCCCCGAGATCGAGCACGCCTGGTTGTTCGATCACCTGATACCAATCGTGGGGGACGTGACCGGCCCGGTCTTCGAGGGCTGGACGTTGCTATCGGCGCTGGCGGTGCAGACCGAACGCCTGCGCCTCGGAATCATGGTGAGCAGCAATCGGTTCCGCCCACCTGCAATGCTGGCTAAGATCGCGACGACCGTCGACGTGGTGTCCGGTGGCCGGCTCGACTTCGGTATCGGCTCCGGATCGCGGCCCGGTCACCCCGTCGCCCGGCACGAGTACGATTCGAACGGTCTGCCGTTCCGCGATGCTGATTACGCGGTCAACAGCCTCGCCGAGGCATGCACCATCATCCGCCGACTCTGGACAGCGAACGAGCCGTTCGACTTCCCGGGTGACTACCACCAACTGACCGCCGCGTTCGGCAATCCCAAACCGGTTCAGCGCCCCTATCCGCCGATCGTCATCGGCGGGCGTGCCACCGCGACGCTGCGGGTGGTCGCCGAACACGCCGACGTATGGAACATTCCGGGCGGTGATATCGACGATGCGACGAGTCGCAGTGCATTGCTCGACCGATTCTGCGGCGAAATCGGCCGGGACCCCGCGGCGATCACGCGGTCCATGGTGCTGCCGGTGTCCTACGAATCGCCCGCCTCCACCCGGACGGCCATCGCCGAAGCGGTCGACGCGGGTTTCACTCACATCGTGCTGCTTCTGTCCACGCCGTATCCGGAGATGCAGTGGCTGACCGACGAAGTCATTGCCTAG
- a CDS encoding DUF5997 family protein — protein sequence MSRPNAQSMKPATAAKKLDVYLPATPAEFQQNAITRGELAALQADPPQWLKDLRKNGPHPKNLVAAKLGVSIAALARNGVGDALTTDEINQILDDKPEWLAAERESYQEVLREERRLKALRAECANDD from the coding sequence ATGAGCAGGCCGAACGCGCAGTCCATGAAGCCCGCGACCGCAGCGAAGAAGCTGGATGTGTACCTGCCCGCGACGCCTGCGGAGTTCCAGCAGAACGCGATCACCCGGGGTGAACTCGCTGCTTTGCAAGCTGATCCGCCGCAATGGCTCAAGGACCTCCGCAAGAACGGACCGCATCCGAAGAACCTCGTGGCGGCCAAGCTGGGCGTCTCGATCGCCGCGCTCGCGCGCAACGGCGTCGGCGATGCGCTGACCACCGACGAGATCAACCAGATCCTCGACGACAAGCCGGAGTGGCTGGCCGCCGAACGCGAGAGTTACCAGGAGGTGCTGCGCGAGGAGCGCCGCCTCAAGGCACTGCGGGCTGAGTGCGCCAACGACGACTGA
- a CDS encoding redoxin NrdH — protein sequence MTQPTITVYTKPACVQCNATYKALDKQGIAYEVVDITLDSEARDYVMALGYLQAPVVVAGNEHWSGFRPDRIKALAGVAATA from the coding sequence ATGACTCAGCCCACGATCACCGTGTACACCAAGCCCGCTTGCGTGCAGTGCAACGCCACCTACAAGGCGCTGGACAAGCAGGGCATCGCCTACGAGGTCGTCGACATCACCCTCGACAGCGAGGCCCGCGACTACGTGATGGCGCTGGGATACCTGCAGGCCCCGGTCGTGGTGGCCGGCAACGAGCACTGGTCGGGCTTCCGTCCCGACCGCATCAAGGCGCTGGCCGGCGTCGCGGCCACGGCATAA
- the nrdE gene encoding class 1b ribonucleoside-diphosphate reductase subunit alpha, with product MPPTVTAAEPVTTGAHALPGEMDYHALNAMLNLYDADGKIQFDKDVQAAREYFLQHVNQNTVFFHSQDEKLDYLIEKDYYEREVLDQYSRNFVKTLLDRAYAKKFRFPTFVGAFKYYTSYTLKTFDGKRYLERFEDRVVMVALTLAAGDTTLAEKLVDEIMDGRFQPATPTFLNSGKKQRGEPVSCFLLRIEDNMESIGRSINSALQLSKRGGGVALLLTNIREHGAPIKNIENQSSGVIPIMKLLEDSFSYANQLGARQGAGAVYLHAHHPDIYRFLDTKRENADEKIRIKTLSLGVVIPDITFELAKKNEDMYLFSPYDVERVYGLPFADISVTEKYYEMVDDARIRKTKIKAREFFQTLAELQFESGYPYIMYEDTVNRANPIEGKITHSNLCSEILQVSTPSEFNDDLSYSKVGKDISCNLGSLNIAKAMDSPDFAQTIEVAIRALTAVSDQTSITSVPSIEQGNNESHAIGLGQMNLHGYLARERIFYGSEEGVDFTNIYFYTVLYHALRASNRIAIERGKAFGGFEKSKYKSGEFFDKYTEQVWEPKTDKVRRLFADAGIRIPTQDDWLRLKESVQTHGIYNQNLQAVPPTGSISYINHSTSSIHPIASRIEIRKEGKIGRVYYPAPYMTNENLEYYQDAYEIGYEKVIDTYAAATQHVDQGLSLTLFFKDTATTRDVNKAQIYAWRKGIKTLYYIRLRQMALAGTEVENCVSCML from the coding sequence GTGCCACCAACCGTCACAGCTGCAGAGCCTGTAACCACCGGCGCGCACGCGCTCCCGGGGGAGATGGACTACCACGCGCTGAACGCGATGCTGAATCTGTACGACGCCGACGGCAAGATTCAGTTCGACAAGGACGTGCAGGCCGCCCGGGAGTACTTCCTGCAGCACGTCAACCAGAACACGGTGTTCTTCCACAGCCAGGACGAGAAACTCGACTACCTGATCGAGAAGGACTACTACGAGCGCGAGGTGCTCGACCAGTACTCCCGCAACTTCGTCAAGACGCTGCTCGACCGCGCGTACGCCAAGAAGTTCCGCTTCCCGACGTTCGTCGGCGCGTTCAAGTACTACACCTCCTACACGCTCAAGACGTTCGACGGGAAGCGCTACCTGGAGCGGTTCGAGGACCGCGTGGTGATGGTGGCGCTGACGCTGGCCGCCGGTGACACCACGCTGGCCGAGAAGCTGGTCGACGAGATCATGGACGGCCGCTTCCAGCCGGCCACCCCGACGTTCCTCAACTCCGGCAAGAAGCAGCGCGGCGAGCCGGTCAGCTGCTTCCTGCTGCGCATCGAGGACAACATGGAGTCCATCGGGCGCTCGATCAACTCGGCGCTGCAGCTGTCCAAGCGCGGCGGCGGGGTGGCGTTGCTGCTGACCAACATTCGCGAACACGGCGCGCCGATCAAGAACATCGAGAACCAGAGCTCGGGCGTCATCCCGATCATGAAGCTGCTCGAGGACTCGTTCTCCTACGCCAATCAGTTGGGCGCGCGTCAGGGCGCCGGGGCGGTGTACCTGCACGCGCACCACCCCGACATCTACCGGTTCCTCGACACCAAGCGTGAGAACGCCGACGAGAAGATCCGGATCAAGACGCTCAGCCTCGGTGTGGTCATCCCGGACATCACGTTCGAGCTGGCCAAGAAGAACGAGGACATGTACCTGTTCTCGCCGTACGACGTCGAGCGCGTGTACGGCCTGCCGTTCGCCGACATCTCGGTCACCGAGAAGTACTACGAGATGGTCGATGACGCGCGCATCCGCAAGACCAAGATCAAAGCGCGCGAGTTCTTCCAGACGCTGGCCGAGCTGCAGTTCGAGTCGGGCTACCCGTACATCATGTACGAGGACACGGTGAACCGGGCCAACCCGATCGAGGGCAAGATCACCCACTCGAACCTGTGCTCGGAGATCCTGCAGGTCTCGACACCGTCGGAGTTCAACGACGACCTGTCCTATTCGAAGGTCGGCAAGGACATCTCGTGCAACCTCGGTTCGCTGAACATCGCCAAGGCGATGGACTCGCCGGACTTCGCGCAGACGATCGAGGTGGCCATCCGCGCGCTCACCGCGGTCAGCGACCAGACGTCGATCACGTCGGTGCCGTCGATCGAGCAGGGCAACAACGAGTCGCACGCCATCGGGCTGGGCCAGATGAACCTGCACGGCTACCTCGCCCGCGAGCGGATCTTCTACGGCTCCGAAGAGGGCGTCGACTTCACCAACATCTACTTCTACACGGTGCTCTACCACGCGCTGCGCGCATCGAATCGCATTGCGATCGAACGGGGTAAGGCATTCGGCGGGTTCGAGAAGTCGAAGTACAAGTCGGGGGAGTTCTTCGACAAGTACACCGAGCAGGTGTGGGAGCCCAAGACCGACAAGGTGCGTCGGCTGTTCGCCGATGCCGGCATTCGCATTCCGACGCAGGACGATTGGCTGCGGCTCAAGGAGTCGGTGCAGACGCACGGCATCTACAACCAGAACCTGCAGGCGGTGCCGCCGACGGGGTCGATCTCCTACATCAACCACTCGACCAGTTCGATCCACCCCATCGCCAGCCGGATCGAGATCCGCAAGGAAGGCAAGATCGGCCGCGTCTACTATCCGGCGCCGTACATGACCAACGAGAACCTGGAGTACTACCAGGACGCGTACGAGATCGGCTACGAGAAGGTCATCGACACCTACGCCGCGGCGACCCAGCACGTGGACCAGGGGCTGAGCCTGACGCTGTTTTTCAAGGACACCGCGACGACGCGTGACGTCAACAAAGCGCAGATTTACGCCTGGCGCAAGGGAATCAAGACGCTGTACTACATCCGGCTGCGCCAAATGGCCCTCGCAGGCACTGAGGTGGAAAATTGCGTCAGCTGCATGTTGTAG
- a CDS encoding NADPH-dependent FMN reductase: MSDSKGTNVLVLLGSLRAASINRQLVELAIENAPDGVHLRLFDRLGELPFYNEDIDNEDVAEPVVALRRAATEADATLVITPEYNGSIPGVLKNAIDWLSRPWGNGALKDKPLAVVGAALGQYGGVWAHDETRKSFGVAGPRVVEDLKLSVPTKSLDGKHPRENAEVAANLRDIVGKLVAEVG, translated from the coding sequence ATGTCGGACTCCAAGGGCACAAACGTACTGGTGCTGCTCGGCAGCCTCCGGGCAGCGTCGATCAACCGGCAATTGGTCGAGTTGGCGATCGAGAATGCGCCCGACGGCGTGCACCTGCGGCTGTTCGACCGGCTGGGGGAGCTGCCGTTCTACAACGAGGACATCGACAACGAGGACGTCGCCGAACCTGTGGTCGCGCTGCGTCGGGCCGCCACCGAGGCCGACGCGACGCTCGTCATCACCCCGGAGTACAACGGCAGCATCCCGGGCGTGCTGAAGAACGCGATCGACTGGCTGTCGCGGCCGTGGGGCAACGGCGCGCTCAAGGACAAGCCGCTCGCGGTCGTCGGCGCGGCGCTCGGGCAGTACGGCGGGGTGTGGGCGCACGACGAGACCCGCAAGTCGTTCGGGGTCGCCGGCCCGCGCGTCGTCGAGGACCTCAAGTTGTCCGTGCCCACCAAGTCGCTCGACGGTAAGCACCCGCGGGAGAACGCCGAGGTTGCCGCGAACCTGCGTGACATCGTCGGGAAGCTGGTCGCCGAGGTCGGCTGA
- a CDS encoding TetR/AcrR family transcriptional regulator: MVAPRPLRGLPVADQAPHERGDAARNRTLLLDAARRLIAERGADAVTTDDIAAAAGVGKGTLFRRFGSRSAMMIVLLDEDEKAHQEAFLFGPPPLGPGAPPLDRLLAYGRARLEFVHLHHGLLSDANRDPQMRFSPPATLHHRHVRVLLADAGTTGDLDAQAAALLALLDSDYVQHQLGDRGETLESLGDAWESVARKLCGA; this comes from the coding sequence ATGGTCGCTCCTCGCCCCCTCCGCGGGTTGCCGGTGGCCGACCAAGCACCGCACGAGCGAGGCGACGCCGCGCGCAATCGCACCCTACTTCTCGACGCTGCCCGACGGCTGATCGCCGAACGCGGCGCCGACGCCGTCACCACCGACGACATCGCCGCGGCCGCCGGCGTCGGCAAGGGCACACTGTTCCGCCGGTTCGGCAGCCGTTCGGCGATGATGATCGTGCTGCTCGACGAGGACGAGAAGGCCCATCAGGAGGCGTTCCTGTTCGGCCCGCCTCCGCTGGGGCCCGGCGCGCCGCCGCTGGACCGGCTGCTGGCCTACGGCCGGGCCCGGCTGGAGTTTGTGCATCTGCACCACGGCCTGCTGTCCGACGCCAACCGCGATCCCCAGATGCGGTTCAGCCCGCCGGCCACGCTGCACCACCGGCACGTGCGGGTGCTGCTGGCCGACGCCGGGACCACCGGTGACCTCGACGCGCAAGCCGCCGCACTGCTCGCCTTGCTGGACTCCGACTACGTGCAGCATCAACTCGGCGACCGCGGTGAGACGCTGGAGTCGCTCGGCGATGCGTGGGAGTCGGTGGCCCGCAAGCTCTGTGGCGCATGA
- the nrdI gene encoding class Ib ribonucleoside-diphosphate reductase assembly flavoprotein NrdI, with protein MSNLVYFSSVSENTHRFVEKLGLPAVRIPLHGRIEVADPYVLVLPTYGGGRATPDINDGGYVPKQVIAFLNNEHNRSLIRGVIAAGNNNFGAEFAYAGNVVSRKCGVPYLYRFELMGTPDDVDAVRAGLQEFWKEQTCHQPSQLQSL; from the coding sequence ATGAGCAACCTCGTCTACTTCTCCAGCGTCTCGGAGAACACCCATCGCTTCGTCGAGAAGCTGGGTCTGCCGGCCGTTCGCATTCCGCTGCACGGTCGTATCGAGGTCGCCGATCCCTACGTGCTGGTCCTGCCCACGTACGGCGGTGGGCGCGCGACTCCTGACATCAACGACGGTGGCTATGTCCCCAAGCAGGTCATCGCGTTCCTCAACAACGAACACAACCGGTCGTTGATCCGCGGCGTCATCGCCGCGGGCAACAACAACTTCGGCGCCGAGTTCGCCTATGCGGGAAATGTGGTGTCCCGCAAGTGCGGCGTGCCGTACCTCTACCGTTTCGAACTCATGGGAACCCCGGACGACGTCGACGCCGTCCGCGCGGGATTGCAAGAATTCTGGAAGGAACAGACGTGCCACCAACCGTCACAGCTGCAGAGCCTGTAA
- a CDS encoding AAA family ATPase: MLQTIAIRGYRSLRDVVLPLAQLTVVTGANGSGKSSLYRALRLLADCGRGEVIGSLAREGGLESVLWAGPEQPSGARRSGRVEGTTRTGPVSLELGFAADDFGYLVDLGLPQMAGHNSLFARDPEIKREAVFAGPVMRNSSTLVRRTRDYVETSAESGRGFDKLTQALPPYRSVLAEFAHPGAHPELAAVRDRLRHWRFYDGFRADAAAPSRQRHVGTRTPVLADDGTDLAAAIQTIVEAGFDDLHRAVADAFDGASVSVAVHDGLFDLQLHQPGMLRPLRAAELSDGTLRFLLWAAALLSPAPPTLMVLNEPETSLHPDLVRPLASLIRTAAEHTQVVVVTHSKTLLDHLDAAPLDEDNDGAAVEIALFKDLGETRIAGQGLLTTPPWEWGKR, encoded by the coding sequence ATGTTGCAGACGATCGCCATCCGCGGATACCGCTCGCTGCGCGACGTGGTCCTGCCGCTGGCGCAGCTGACCGTCGTCACCGGTGCCAACGGCAGCGGCAAGTCGTCGCTGTACCGGGCGCTGCGGCTGCTGGCGGACTGCGGCCGCGGCGAGGTGATCGGCTCGCTGGCGCGCGAGGGCGGGCTGGAGTCGGTGCTGTGGGCCGGCCCCGAACAGCCCAGCGGCGCTCGCCGAAGCGGCCGTGTCGAAGGCACCACCCGCACCGGCCCGGTGTCCCTCGAATTGGGTTTCGCAGCCGACGATTTCGGCTATCTCGTGGATTTGGGCCTACCGCAGATGGCGGGGCACAATTCGCTGTTCGCGCGGGATCCGGAGATCAAACGGGAGGCGGTGTTCGCCGGGCCCGTCATGCGCAACAGTTCGACGCTGGTGCGCCGCACCCGCGACTACGTCGAGACCAGCGCCGAGTCCGGCCGCGGGTTCGACAAGCTGACCCAGGCGCTGCCCCCGTATCGCAGCGTGCTCGCCGAGTTCGCCCACCCCGGCGCCCATCCGGAACTCGCGGCAGTGCGAGACCGGTTGCGGCACTGGCGGTTCTACGACGGGTTCCGGGCGGACGCGGCCGCCCCGTCCCGCCAGCGCCATGTCGGCACCCGCACCCCGGTGCTCGCCGACGACGGCACCGATCTGGCCGCCGCCATCCAGACGATCGTCGAGGCCGGGTTCGACGACCTGCACCGCGCCGTCGCCGACGCCTTCGACGGCGCGTCGGTGTCGGTGGCCGTGCACGACGGGTTGTTCGACCTGCAGTTGCACCAGCCTGGCATGCTGCGTCCCCTGCGCGCCGCCGAATTATCCGACGGCACACTGCGTTTCCTGCTGTGGGCGGCCGCGCTGCTCAGCCCCGCACCGCCCACGCTGATGGTGCTCAACGAACCCGAGACATCGCTGCACCCGGATCTGGTGCGTCCATTGGCGTCGCTGATCCGCACCGCGGCCGAGCACACCCAGGTGGTCGTCGTCACCCATTCGAAGACGCTGCTCGACCACCTCGACGCCGCGCCGCTCGACGAGGACAACGACGGTGCGGCCGTCGAGATCGCGCTGTTCAAGGATCTCGGCGAGACCCGCATCGCCGGGCAGGGCCTGCTGACCACCCCGCCGTGGGAGTGGGGCAAGCGCTAA
- a CDS encoding TetR/AcrR family transcriptional regulator, protein MLDAAAAAFVASGVDVPVRDIAARAGVGMGTIYRHFPTRADLIIAVYRHQVEALAEAGPALLERHSPSVALTQWVDQLVDFLVTKHGLAAALQSESAGFEALHAYFLDRLLPVCAQLLDAAVEAGEIISGTDTYEFMRAIGNLCVGADADDRYDARRMIGVLLAGLRT, encoded by the coding sequence TTGCTCGACGCAGCCGCCGCGGCGTTCGTCGCTTCGGGCGTGGACGTGCCCGTGCGCGACATCGCTGCGCGCGCCGGTGTCGGAATGGGCACGATCTACCGTCACTTCCCCACCCGCGCGGACCTCATCATCGCCGTCTACCGCCACCAGGTCGAGGCCCTCGCCGAAGCGGGGCCGGCGCTGCTCGAGCGCCACAGCCCCTCTGTCGCGCTGACGCAATGGGTCGATCAACTCGTCGACTTCCTGGTGACCAAGCACGGTCTCGCTGCGGCGCTGCAATCCGAAAGCGCCGGTTTCGAAGCGCTGCACGCCTACTTCCTCGACCGCCTGCTGCCGGTCTGCGCGCAACTGCTCGATGCCGCGGTGGAGGCTGGCGAAATCATCTCCGGCACAGATACTTACGAGTTCATGCGGGCGATCGGAAACCTCTGCGTCGGCGCCGACGCAGACGACCGGTACGACGCCAGGCGGATGATCGGAGTGCTGCTCGCCGGGCTGCGCACCTGA
- a CDS encoding TetR/AcrR family transcriptional regulator, protein MTAQPAPQARRSRGDRQRDAIIKAVRDLLQEQSFADLSVSAISERAGVARSGFYFYFDSKYAVLAVILADAGDLLDSLTHHFAPREPGETPESFAKRMVGSAAQVYANDDPVMSACAAARLTDAKIREMMDDFYDGIIDKLVTLLEQDEDARPVTDDLQALVRTLAATTTMTLTQDSTFVGRDTDPNRAIEALERLWVAAFWGHLRQSGQPGD, encoded by the coding sequence ATGACCGCCCAACCAGCTCCGCAAGCGCGTCGCAGCCGCGGTGACCGCCAGCGCGACGCGATCATCAAAGCGGTTCGCGACCTGCTCCAGGAGCAGTCGTTCGCCGACCTGTCGGTCAGCGCGATCAGTGAGCGCGCCGGCGTCGCCCGGTCCGGCTTCTACTTCTACTTCGACTCGAAGTATGCGGTGCTGGCGGTGATCCTCGCTGACGCGGGGGACCTGCTCGACAGCCTCACCCACCACTTCGCGCCCCGCGAACCGGGCGAGACGCCCGAGTCGTTCGCCAAACGGATGGTCGGCAGCGCGGCCCAGGTGTACGCCAACGACGACCCGGTGATGTCGGCGTGCGCGGCGGCCCGCCTCACCGACGCCAAGATCCGCGAGATGATGGACGATTTCTACGACGGCATCATCGACAAACTGGTCACGTTGCTCGAACAGGACGAGGACGCGCGCCCGGTAACCGACGACCTGCAGGCCCTCGTGCGCACGCTGGCCGCGACCACGACGATGACCCTGACGCAGGACAGCACTTTCGTCGGCCGCGACACCGACCCGAACCGGGCCATCGAGGCCCTCGAGCGCTTGTGGGTCGCGGCGTTCTGGGGACACCTTCGGCAGTCCGGTCAGCCCGGCGACTAG
- a CDS encoding DNA polymerase IV, with product MTRWVLHVDLDQFQAAVEIRRNPDLADLPLIVGGNGDPTEPRKVVTCASYPARAFGVHAGMPLRTAARKCPDATFVPLDTDAYDEASAQVMDLLRDFGHPVEVWGWDEAYVGADLDGDPVAFAQHIRESVTAATGLTCSVGISDNKQRAKVATGFGKPGRGADSPGVYLLTDENWMAVMGDRPVDALWGVGPKTSKKLAGMGITTVADLAATDAAVLTAAFGPTTGLWILLLAKGGGEADVSAQPWVPRSRSHVVTFPRDLDDHAEMQSAIADLARKTLAEIIEQRRVVARVAVTVRTKTFFTRTKIRKLPAPTTDEQTIVTTALALLADFDLDRPVRLLGVRLELTPPEGGY from the coding sequence ATGACGCGCTGGGTGTTGCACGTCGACCTGGACCAATTCCAGGCAGCCGTCGAGATCCGGCGCAACCCCGACCTCGCGGATCTGCCGCTCATCGTGGGCGGCAACGGTGATCCGACCGAACCCCGCAAGGTGGTCACCTGCGCGTCGTATCCGGCCCGCGCGTTCGGCGTGCATGCGGGCATGCCGCTGCGCACGGCGGCCCGCAAGTGCCCGGATGCGACGTTCGTGCCGCTCGACACCGATGCCTACGACGAAGCCTCCGCACAGGTCATGGATCTGTTGCGCGACTTCGGCCATCCGGTCGAGGTGTGGGGGTGGGACGAGGCCTACGTCGGCGCCGACCTCGACGGCGACCCTGTCGCGTTCGCCCAACACATCCGGGAGTCGGTCACCGCCGCGACGGGGCTGACGTGCTCGGTGGGCATCAGCGACAACAAGCAGCGCGCCAAGGTCGCCACCGGGTTCGGCAAGCCCGGGCGCGGGGCCGATTCGCCGGGTGTGTACCTGCTCACCGACGAGAACTGGATGGCGGTGATGGGCGACCGCCCGGTCGACGCGCTGTGGGGCGTCGGGCCGAAGACGTCGAAAAAGCTTGCCGGCATGGGCATCACCACGGTGGCCGATCTGGCCGCCACCGATGCGGCGGTGCTCACCGCGGCGTTCGGCCCGACCACCGGGCTGTGGATCCTGCTGCTGGCCAAGGGCGGCGGCGAGGCCGACGTCAGCGCCCAGCCGTGGGTTCCGCGCTCCCGCAGCCACGTCGTCACCTTCCCTCGCGATCTCGACGACCACGCCGAAATGCAGTCCGCGATAGCCGATCTCGCACGCAAGACGTTGGCCGAGATCATCGAGCAGCGACGCGTCGTCGCCCGGGTTGCGGTCACGGTGCGCACCAAGACGTTCTTCACCAGGACGAAGATCCGCAAGCTACCTGCCCCAACCACCGACGAGCAGACGATCGTCACCACAGCGCTCGCACTGTTGGCGGACTTCGACCTCGACCGGCCGGTCCGGCTGCTGGGTGTGCGCCTGGAACTCACCCCACCCGAGGGCGGGTACTGA
- a CDS encoding LysR family transcriptional regulator substrate-binding protein → MSPLSLTLGYVPGATPAKWARTWAQRHPDVPLQLCAVAAADAPDAVREGTVDVALIRLPADTSELSVIPLYDETTVVVVPSEHLFSAADSVDAADLAAEPTLLPLDDVVDWPDAPGIPVEHRPETTEDAVELVAAGLGVLIVPQSLARLHHRKDLTYRPIAEAPSCPVALAVPAGPQSAMLEEFIGIVRGRKPGSSRGQAEPAPKRTAREKTLAKQAARAAAGKVGRKPGRTGRGRR, encoded by the coding sequence ATGAGCCCGCTGTCGCTGACCCTCGGCTACGTGCCGGGCGCGACACCCGCGAAGTGGGCACGGACCTGGGCGCAGCGCCACCCTGACGTTCCGCTGCAGTTGTGCGCCGTCGCCGCCGCAGATGCGCCGGACGCGGTACGGGAGGGCACCGTCGATGTCGCGCTGATCCGGTTGCCGGCCGATACCTCCGAGTTGTCGGTCATTCCCCTCTACGACGAGACGACGGTCGTCGTGGTGCCCAGCGAGCATCTCTTCAGCGCCGCCGATTCGGTCGACGCCGCCGATCTCGCCGCCGAACCGACACTGCTCCCGCTCGACGACGTCGTCGACTGGCCCGACGCGCCCGGCATCCCGGTCGAGCACCGGCCCGAAACCACTGAGGACGCAGTCGAACTCGTCGCCGCGGGCCTCGGTGTGCTGATCGTCCCGCAGTCGCTGGCCCGGTTGCACCACCGCAAGGATCTGACGTACCGCCCGATCGCCGAGGCACCCAGCTGCCCCGTCGCGCTCGCCGTCCCGGCAGGACCGCAGTCGGCGATGCTCGAGGAGTTCATCGGCATCGTCCGCGGCCGCAAACCCGGTTCGTCGCGAGGGCAGGCCGAACCCGCGCCGAAACGCACCGCCCGCGAGAAGACGCTGGCCAAGCAGGCCGCGCGCGCCGCCGCGGGGAAGGTCGGCCGCAAGCCGGGTCGCACGGGGCGCGGCCGGCGCTGA